The genomic interval AAAAGCCCCCCCTTAAAATGTATGTAAGAGCCTCATGTTGTGAGGATAACTTTCaaagtgaataaattaaaactctgttttgatttcaataagttatttttaaacttaaacttatacttaactttaaacaaaactaaatgccTTATATTTGGAAATCATACTACAAATACAGATGTTAAATTAGtaattgataataaaacaatcaaaagagtCTAGGAAATTACATTTCTGGGGGTTGAACTTGAATCCAAACTGTTCTGGAAGCCCCTTATTAAATATCTGTGCATGAAGATGGCCAGGAGTATTAGTATATTGAATACAACTAAAACTACATATGatacaaaatacattacatactcTGTACTGCACACTTTTTACCATATTTGTTATATTGTGTGGGAGTTTGGGGAAATACTGTACCTAGAAAAGTAACTTAGAAAATATTTGCACattgcaaaaaagagcaatcaGGATAATAAATCACATACATGAGCTAATCATCtgtttttaattcacatttgtTGATATTTACGGACATTGTTACATTCAAAACTGCacaatttatgtttaaagttaaagaaaataattgatcATGTAACATACGCCCAATGTTGAAGGAAAGAGCCGGGGGACATCATCTAAGAGGACATTGTGAACTACTGTTAAAAGCAcgtgtgtttcagtttgtggggTGAGATTATGGGATGGACTGAACAATGACATCAAAAAGAGCCATAACaccatttagttaaaaaaaggattataaaaacattactggaccaaaacagaaaagaaatcgAAACATAGGAatggaaatgtaatgcaaaGGTATTGTTGTATAAGTATTTGCATATCTTTTTACTTTGCTATAAGATGATTTTGTGACATAGGGGTCATTTCAAATTGCTTCCACCTGCTCCTTCTCAAACTAAtccttatatttatatatatatatatatatatatatatatatatatatatatatatatatatatatatatatactgtgtatatataatcagttttttattgtatttgttgaATACTGATTGTTTGGGTTTCATTCCGTGGTTTTAATtctttgttttcactgttgtcttgcaacactgttgtttgttcaagataaataaattaaatgaaacaagaTAACTGGACAAATACATTTCCCGTATTAGAGCCGTATTAGAAGCATATTTTGTAGCTTTGCAATTTATGGTCTATATGTGCCttttaagttttacattttccagcaggaatcttttaaaaaatctaaCACCACTCCTTTGATTTGAGGCAGACTCAGGCCGTAAACTAGAGGGTTATTAATGGGGGGGACCATCAAATACTGTAAAGATAAAACAACTGTGATGATAGGATTCTTTTTATCAACCTCAAATCGACTCAATGACAGctcacagaagacagagagagaataggtggtgaatgtgatgatgtgaggcAGGCAGGTCTGGAAcgcctttcctctgaaatcaGACGAGCTTCTCCTGCAAACAAGCAGAATACGGAGATAGGTGTACAGGACAAAGAACAGGGGGATGAAGACGTTTGTGAGCACAACAGACTGACCTACTATGTTGTTCAGAGTTGTGTCCACACAGGAGAGCTGAACCACAGGGCAGTTGGAACAGAACAGCCTATTCAGGTTATTGCCACACAGCGGTAATCGGACAGTAAGATAGAGCATGAAACCCGTAGCAAATACAGAATAGAGCACAGCAAACATCACAAGATGTGTTACcatcttaaatgtcattttactgTGATAGTGTAAAGGCTGGCAAATAGCAACAAGTCTATCATAAGCCATGATGCTGAGGAAAGTAATCTCACATGATAAATAGGTGTAAATAACATATATCTGAATGAAACATAATGGGCGTGAGATTAAAAAGTGTCAGACAGAAGGTCCATCAGAAACCTGGGGAAGAAGCCGGCTGAGCCGCACAGagttaaaagacagacagctgataaaaatatacatgggCTGATGCAGAGACTTCTCCAGACAGACTGTCAGAATAATGACAACGTTAGCAGAGACAATAGTCATGtagagaaacagacacagactgaaGAACAGATACCTGAGGGGCCCAAAGTCTGCAAACAGAGTGAACCGAAAATACAAAGGATTCAGGCTGTTGTTGCTCATCATGTCTGCACAACAGCAGAGCTGGAAGAAGAGAAGTGAGAACAAATGGAGATAcagtaaattataataaaatgttcACTGCAGAATTTCCTATTTCAACAGTAGACTCAGCACTTAGAATATCTGCATTTATGCAAGTTGCATAAAGTGCACATTTCTAACAATTGTGATAGTtcagaaagacaaaacatggACATGGGAGAAAAAGGTCAGTCACATGAACTAAATGCACAAGCAACCTCACATGTTTCATTGAACAATATTAGAGTTGAATGACTGAAAAAGAGATGTGTCCAGGTTAACAAGGTTCATACATGACAAACATTCAAAAGGTTCTTTTCCACAAGTGAGTATATTTGCAATTACATCCAACCTTTGGGAAAAGCTTTTTGCTTAGTGAAGTTCATATGTGTCCTGTGGTCTGTCCTGCAGGTAAAAGACTTTCAGAAAACAGTCTCTGCATCAGTGTATGTGAACATTTAGAATAATACACAGCACCCTCCCCTGACTGCAGCAGACTGAAGCAGCAGCTGAACCTTTATCCTGTTTTGCTGTTACACTGAGAGCAGCAACCTGTCCACACAGGGTCCAAAGGGAGGGACGCAAACAAACCCAAATCAGGAGGGACAGACAATGAGACAGATCtggcagatagatagatagatagatagatagatagatagatagatagatagatagatagatagatagcagcAAAATccgtcacacagcacagaattcaaatataaatgaaatactacgATACGATATACTGTAATGTGCTGAGATAAAGTGTCCCTGTTATTAAGAGTTCATCAGTTAAGCAATGTGTTAGTGTTATGCACTAATGTCACCAGCAGAGGTCAATGTGTTTCtattgaggggggggggaatccatGTTTGGAACATTGAGGAAGGGCAGGGATGCTTTCGGCCGTTGTTGTTGTGATCTGAATCCTTGGCGTGGTCACGGCCTACAAGTCCGTCATCACCTCCTTATTCTACTGTCGATGGACATTGCGCACGAGGGAGGAGCTCGTCCAAAAATGAAGAAGGAAGGGTTGGGCTACGGTTATGCCAGAGCGGAGGGTCTGGCGGCGGAGTTTAAATGTGCTGCGGAGACCAAAGAGTGCTTGAAACTGGCGGCGAGGAGCATTGCCAACGACGCGGGAATGGGCTCAGCTGTCCCCCGACAGAGCAGAGGACGTGTGGAAGGCTCCCTTACCGGTACGTGAGCTCCACCACAGCACTACAATGGAGAGAACGCGCTGCCTGTATGGCAAAATGGTGGTGGCCATGCTTTCGGGGCCCCATGTAAAACACCAAGTTCCCCGGTAAGGCGGAAAGGCACGCATTTCATGCCCAATTTGAACTGCTATCACAAGCTGTGGGCTGGTCAGATAATGATAAAGCACTACAGTTAGCCTTATGCCTTACAGATGATGCACTAGCATAGTGCTTAGCCCGGAATAAAGACGTGATTATATCTTGTTGGAGCCCTACAGAGACGTTTTGGACACTGTGAACAGCCCGGTCTCCTGCGCTCTGAACTGTCCAACAGACGCAGGTAACCTGGGGAGCCCCTCTGCGTCTTAGCTAATGACATTGAAACTCTAGACGGAGGGCTTATGCCCACATGCCCCCTGCAGTACAAATGGAGCTTGCTAGGGACCAGTTTATTCAAGCCTTAACCCCCAGAGGGCTGCGCATTCAGACCCAGCTCGCCCATCCCCGTTCCATATAAGAGGCTTTGGAGCTGGCTCTAGAAAGGGAGGTTGTGGAGGGTGACGTAATGGAAAAGCGGCCCTGCACAGAGTGGTCCTACAGTGAGAGCCGCTGCATGTACTGACATGCAAGTAAAGCCTGCATGGGCCGTTGTAATGACTGAACTGATCCGGGCTGTGTCTATGCATTTGCCACAAGTGCCACACGCTCGCCAACGCCCCGGGTCTGCTGGGGATGCGGACAGCCTGGCCTTCTCCTCATACAGTGCCAAAAGCCTTCCAGCGACAGGGGAAATGGACCAGGTCCCGTAAGATGGTCGGTACGGGCCACTGACATTATGTCCCATGTTGCATCATCGAGTGAAGGGGGAGCCAAACAGCACAGgcagaattcagagttactagcggttcctagagtctctacaAGTacaatgggagccagagccttcagctatcagaaTCCTCTATTGTGGAATCAGCTTCTGGTCTGGgttcggggggcagacaccatcaccacatttaagagtaaacttaaaactctcctctttgataaagcttatagttagggagtgatgaGTCAGCCaaccggcccacctgcttctcgtcatagtcaTCAGATTaatctaccatataatcaacatataataaaacatcctgcggtgccctgctacgcactgctgtgccttgtaataccgtgcagtgccctgctataccATGAACTCCTACaaactatttctagtcactgtcctattatcttttactgtgactgttattgccactgttcattaCCAtcccaaccggccgtcagactccgcctaccaagaacctgggtctgtcccaggtttcttcctaaaaggagtttttcctctccactgttgctcttgctctggagggaactactagaactgttgtgtccttgtaaattttgtggtctagtgtggtctagacctactctatctgtaaagagtctcgagataactcttgttatcaattgatactataaataaaataaaactgaatttataTTTGTTTGATAAAGCAGCAATTTGgacttatttagttttttagtgGCAGGACACTCTAGTGGCTGGAGTAGATATGATggaagcaaagcaggaagtaaagtgattaatttgtatttgtgtgtgtgtgtgtgtgtgtgtgtgttgtgtgtgtgtgtgtgttgtgtgtgtgtgtgtgtgtgtgcccctctctcccttcttcAGCTTGGTTGGTTATTGTTTGTGCTCCCTCAGCTCCCGATAAAGGAGGGAGGAAAccctcatgttctcctcatTGTGCTGGTCGGCGGCAGACGGCGCTGAGCGACGCATGTGAAGTTGATCAACCTCTGCCTGTTTGTAGCAAGcttgatttagttttttaccTTCTGTGAGGCAGTGTTGCATGTCTTCTATTTGTGTCAtcaggctcgttcgagatgagcaaggctgcgcagaatcgatcaccggcgatcggcgcccgttgaaTGCTGGGTTAGATTCGTGttcgacttgctctgacgtcatgcacacgtaggcaacgataatctcacgagagcaaggcggccgcaggtctgagacaCAGGCGGCGcggttgcttttcaccgactgcaagagccaggcggacccaggcggagcCAGAGAATGCTGGGAAaggccggcttctcagctgattaaacagctgattggttcacagtcgactcaacatgatgacgttttatataactttttacAGATTTTTAATCGGAGGGTTTTTAACTGCTATTGTCAGATTAAAGACTTTCTGCACAGAACAcacgttgtgtggctgatagtgacgtttagaagtcagagagactaaatcaaATCTGCAGATCactgatcatctccagtctgttgttgaTCAAATCAGCAACATAATGCATGTAGAACattttgagagctactctgtcataattaaaacaactagagGCTGaaatgtgggtctgattatatttattaatttggaatcgcaccacagtgttttgcctctccgggaaccatcaccttatcgtggtggagaggtttgtgtgtccctatgaacctgagggctgtgttgtctggagcttgtgctcctggtagggtctcccatggcaaagaggtctcaggggaggggccacagacagaatggttcaaaaactctTATGGAATatcaaggaagggatagagggaCCCTGCCCggtggaagcccggggcccccgtctggagccaggcccagacggtgggctcgtgagcgagcgcctggtggccgggtttgccacggagccggtcgtcgggcacagcccgaagaagcaacgtggcactttccctccagcccatgggcccaccacctgtgggaggatccaaaggggtcgggtgcgctggccacatgggtggcggcgaaggtcaggggtttcgacggaccagaccgggcagcagaggctggctctggggacgtggaatgtcacctctctgtgggggaaggagcggaacttgtgcgggaggtggagcgctatcagttagatctggtggggcttacctctacgcacagtctcggttctggaaccgtactcctggataggggttggactctctcctactctggagtgcccagggtgtgaggcgccgggcgggtgtggggatactcacaagcccccggctgagcgccgctgcgttggagtttaccccggtggacgagagggtcgcctccctacgcctgcgggtgttgGGGGgcaaaactctgactgttgtttgtgcgtatgcaccaaacaagagtttggagtattcggccttcttggagaccttgaatggagtcctgtatggggctccagtaggggactccattgttctcctgggggacttcaacgcacacgtgggcaatgatggagatacttggagaggcgtgattgggaggaacggcctccctgatctaaaccagagcggttgtctgttgttggacttctgtgctagtcatggattgtcatcacaacaccatgttcgaacatagggatgttcataagtgtacgtggtaccagagcaccctaggccaaaggtcaatgatcgattttataatcgtttcatctgatctgaggccgtatgttttggacactcgggtgaagagaggggcagagctgtcaactgatcaccatctggtggtgagttgggtcagggggtgggggaagactctggacagacctggtaagcccaaacgtgtagtgcgggtaaactgccTGTCCGACGGGctttcaactcgcacctccggcggagcttttcgtgcatccctgtggaggctgggggcattgaacctgagtggacaatgttcaaagtttccattgctaaagctgcggcagcgagctgtggtcttagggtcttaggtgcctcaaggggcggtaacccacgaacaccctggtggacacggtggtcagggaagccgtccgactgaagaaggagtctttccgggatatgttatcccggaggactctggaggcagttgcagggtaccgacgggcccgaagggctgcagcctctgccgtgacagaggcaaagcagcgggtgtgggagaagttcggagaagacatggagaaggactttcggtcggcaccaaggtgcttctggaaaaccgttcgccacctcaggaggggaagcgagggatcatccaagctgtatacagtaaggatgggactttgttgacctcaaatggggaggtaatagagcggtggaaggagcactttgaggaactcctaaatccagctgacacgccctctgtggtggaggcagagctggaggatgatgggggattgtcgtcaattccCTGGCGGAAGTCGCtgtggtagtcaaacaactccacagcggcaaagccccagggattgatgagatccgtccagaaatgctgaaagctgggtgtggaggggctgtcttggttgacacgcctcttcaacattgcgtggaagtctgggacggtgcctaaggagtggcagaccggggtggtggttcccctcttcaaaaagggggaccagaaggtgtgtgccaactacaggggtatcacacttctcagcctccctggtaaagtctactccaaggtgctggaaaggagggttcggccgatagtcgaacctcggattgaagaggaacaatgcggatttcgtcctggccgtggaacaacggatcagatctttactctcgcaaggatcctggagggggcctgggagtatgcccaaccagtctacatgtgttttgtggatctggagaaggcgtatgaccgggtcccccgggagaaattgtgggaggtgctgcgggaatatggggtgagggggtcccttcttagggcatccaatctctgtatgaccaaagcgagagctgtgtccgggttctcggcagtaagtcggactcgttccaggtgagggtggcctccgccagggctgcgctttgtcaccaatcctgtttgtaatatatatggacaggatatcgaggcgtagtcggggcggggaggggttgcagttcggtgggctcgggatccca from Etheostoma spectabile isolate EspeVRDwgs_2016 unplaced genomic scaffold, UIUC_Espe_1.0 scaffold00569415, whole genome shotgun sequence carries:
- the LOC116684933 gene encoding LOW QUALITY PROTEIN: olfactory receptor 1509-like (The sequence of the model RefSeq protein was modified relative to this genomic sequence to represent the inferred CDS: inserted 3 bases in 2 codons), translated to MMSNNSLNPLYFRFTLFADFGPLRYLFFSLCLFLYMTIVSANVVIILTVCLEKSLHQPMYIFISCLSFNSVXGSAGFFPRFLMDLLSDTXLISRPLCFIQIYVIYTYLSCEITFLSIMAYDRLVAICQPLHYHSKMTFKMVTHLVMFAVLYSVFATGFMLYLTVRLPLCGNNLNRLFCSNCPVVQLSCVDTTLNNIVGQSVVLTNVFIPLFFVLYTYLRILLVCRRSSSDFRGKAFQTCLPHIITFTTYSLSVFCELSLSRFEVDKKNPIITVVLSLQYLMVPPINNPLVYGLSLPQIKGVVLDFLKDSCWKM